A genome region from Nitrosopumilus oxyclinae includes the following:
- a CDS encoding DUF726 domain-containing protein yields the protein MKPIPRISTRGYYDLSSGATLKNNSYYTYPKNDFKKLNNSQEITIMIHGLRNDNAGAIAKVVLAKKQLRKLGYAHPVIGYSYDSNTTGAHLIKHAKRSLAVGQKIAIKNGKNLGKFIEDFKTTSPKTKIRLMGHSLGSQVILSTLEYLAKKKQNIGIVEAAYFFGASITEDVPSSKKYGTIIQSIVNSKIVNHYAPKDEVLLWANKEKYVKGPLGLNGAIGKPVKKYCQKSVKPKNHRFASYAQVLNSYP from the coding sequence ATGAAGCCTATTCCACGAATTTCTACAAGGGGGTACTATGATCTATCAAGTGGAGCAACTCTAAAAAATAATTCATATTATACATATCCCAAAAATGATTTTAAAAAATTAAACAATTCACAAGAAATTACTATCATGATTCATGGATTGAGAAATGATAATGCAGGAGCTATTGCTAAAGTTGTTCTAGCTAAAAAACAATTACGTAAATTAGGATATGCTCATCCAGTAATTGGTTACAGCTATGACTCAAACACAACTGGTGCCCATTTAATTAAACATGCAAAACGTTCGCTTGCAGTTGGTCAAAAAATTGCAATAAAAAATGGAAAAAATCTTGGAAAATTTATTGAAGATTTCAAAACCACTAGTCCTAAAACAAAGATAAGATTAATGGGTCATTCTTTAGGTTCACAGGTAATTTTGAGTACTTTGGAATATCTTGCAAAAAAGAAACAAAATATTGGAATTGTAGAGGCTGCTTATTTTTTTGGCGCATCAATTACTGAAGATGTTCCATCTTCAAAAAAATATGGAACAATTATTCAATCTATAGTTAACTCGAAAATAGTGAATCATTATGCTCCAAAAGATGAAGTTCTTCTTTGGGCAAACAAGGAGAAATATGTTAAAGGTCCACTTGGTCTAAATGGTGCAATTGGAAAACCTGTGAAAAAATATTGCCAAAAATCAGTAAAGCCCAAAAATCATCGTTTTGCAAGTTATGCTCAAGTTTTGAATTCTTACCCTTAA
- a CDS encoding EF-Tu/IF-2/RF-3 family GTPase — MVQSINFVVLGKQEIASEFGKKGTESDLTLYDRKESDIIKTWVIPNGFPDKIQPLFQAINLAEYIIFHVDKLDKFTGEQIIALDSLKKEKGILSHTFDVDESKLNMMIKGTVVENYIKVEQDKIKEEMDKLEPITNNDPSELLIDHCFDVKGVGTVILGKVTNGTVKQYDNLKLYPAGIDVLIKSIQMHDDPVSESICPARVGLAVKGAKPDEVSRGDVISVEGAVDVKTEIELDFKKSPFYKSDIAENQGCLVSVGLQIKAAKFSSISPLKLTFEKPIVCKKGQVAVILKPESTTIRILGSGTIK; from the coding sequence GTGGTACAATCAATAAATTTTGTAGTTTTAGGTAAACAAGAAATTGCATCTGAGTTTGGAAAAAAAGGTACAGAATCTGATCTTACTCTTTATGATAGAAAAGAATCCGACATTATCAAAACTTGGGTTATTCCAAATGGATTTCCTGATAAAATTCAGCCTCTCTTCCAAGCAATCAATTTGGCTGAATATATAATATTTCATGTTGATAAATTAGATAAATTTACTGGTGAGCAAATCATTGCACTTGATTCTTTGAAAAAAGAAAAAGGAATTTTATCTCATACTTTTGATGTTGATGAATCAAAATTAAATATGATGATTAAAGGAACAGTGGTGGAAAATTACATCAAAGTTGAACAAGATAAAATCAAAGAAGAGATGGATAAACTGGAACCAATTACAAACAATGATCCTTCTGAATTATTAATTGATCATTGTTTTGACGTGAAAGGAGTTGGAACTGTGATTTTAGGTAAGGTGACTAATGGAACTGTCAAACAATATGATAATTTGAAATTATATCCAGCAGGAATTGATGTTTTAATAAAATCAATTCAAATGCATGATGATCCTGTATCTGAATCCATATGTCCTGCAAGAGTTGGATTGGCAGTTAAGGGTGCAAAACCTGATGAAGTTAGTCGTGGAGATGTTATTTCAGTAGAAGGTGCAGTTGATGTTAAAACTGAGATTGAACTTGATTTCAAAAAGAGTCCATTTTACAAAAGTGACATTGCAGAAAATCAGGGATGTCTGGTCAGTGTGGGTTTACAAATTAAAGCTGCAAAATTTTCCTCAATTTCTCCTCTTAAACTAACATTTGAAAAACCAATTGTTTGCAAAAAGGGTCAAGTTGCAGTTATTTTAAAACCTGAATCTACAACAATCAGAATACTTGGTAGTGGCACTATCAAATAG
- the ilvC gene encoding ketol-acid reductoisomerase, with protein MAKTWKDADISLDPIKDQTIAVIGYGIQGDAQANNMKDSGLNVIIGLKEGGNSWKKAEADGHKVMSVADATKQADIVHILIPDMIQGQVYKDEIGPNLSEGKALSFSHAAAIYWKWIEAPSNVDLIMVAPKGPGSKVRETYLDNFGTPAIVAVEQDFTGKAWDRTLGIAKAIGSARAGLIKTAFKEEVETDWFGEQADLCGGAASMVTNAFETLVEAGYQPEIAYFEVLHELKLIVDMIQRYGINGMWRRVSETARYGGLTRGPMVMDKSNKENMKKVLTMIQDGTFNSEWISEYQKNGKDAFDKHMKVYDEHQIEKVGKEMRKMMWPDSTE; from the coding sequence ATGGCAAAAACATGGAAAGATGCCGATATCAGTCTTGATCCAATTAAAGATCAAACAATTGCTGTAATTGGTTATGGAATTCAAGGTGATGCACAAGCAAATAACATGAAAGACTCTGGTCTTAATGTAATAATTGGTCTTAAAGAAGGCGGTAACAGCTGGAAAAAGGCAGAAGCTGATGGTCACAAAGTAATGTCTGTTGCAGATGCAACAAAGCAAGCAGATATTGTACACATATTGATTCCTGACATGATTCAAGGTCAAGTATACAAAGATGAAATCGGACCAAATCTTTCAGAAGGAAAAGCATTGTCATTTTCTCATGCAGCTGCAATCTATTGGAAATGGATTGAAGCACCAAGCAACGTTGATTTAATCATGGTTGCACCAAAGGGACCTGGTTCTAAAGTCCGAGAAACATATCTTGATAATTTTGGAACTCCTGCAATAGTTGCAGTTGAACAAGATTTTACAGGAAAAGCTTGGGATAGAACATTGGGAATTGCAAAAGCAATTGGTAGTGCAAGAGCTGGATTAATCAAAACTGCTTTCAAAGAGGAAGTAGAAACTGATTGGTTTGGTGAACAAGCTGACCTTTGTGGTGGAGCAGCTTCTATGGTTACAAATGCATTTGAAACTCTAGTTGAAGCAGGATACCAGCCAGAAATTGCATACTTTGAAGTTTTACATGAACTCAAACTCATTGTAGATATGATTCAGAGATATGGAATTAATGGAATGTGGAGACGTGTAAGTGAAACTGCCAGATATGGTGGACTGACACGTGGACCAATGGTTATGGATAAATCCAACAAAGAGAACATGAAAAAAGTTCTCACCATGATTCAAGATGGTACATTCAACAGCGAGTGGATTTCTGAATATCAGAAAAACGGTAAAGATGCATTTGATAAACACATGAAAGTATATGACGAACACCAAATTGAAAAAGTTGGTAAAGAAATGCGTAAAATGATGTGGCCTGATTCCACAGAATAA
- a CDS encoding cobalamin B12-binding domain-containing protein, with product MKQKAASRSIKILVAKLGLDGHDRGALVLCRAFRDAGMEVIYSGLFATPDRIAQIAEDEDVDAIAMSLLNGAHGTLFPRVVKTLKKKGIKDVLIVGGGVIPDIDHNDLVKAGVDHVFGPGTPLSTIIDHITTGVSKLRKI from the coding sequence ATGAAGCAAAAAGCAGCATCACGAAGTATCAAAATTTTGGTAGCCAAATTAGGATTAGACGGTCACGATAGAGGTGCCCTAGTACTATGTAGAGCATTCAGAGATGCGGGAATGGAAGTAATCTATTCAGGTCTTTTTGCTACACCAGACAGAATTGCACAAATTGCAGAAGATGAAGATGTAGATGCCATAGCAATGAGTTTGCTAAATGGAGCACATGGAACACTTTTCCCAAGAGTAGTCAAGACACTAAAAAAGAAAGGAATCAAAGACGTGTTAATAGTTGGAGGAGGAGTAATTCCAGATATAGATCATAATGATCTTGTAAAAGCAGGAGTAGATCATGTGTTTGGTCCAGGTACACCATTGTCAACAATCATCGATCATATTACAACTGGCGTATCTAAATTAAGAAAAATATAA